The Phragmites australis chromosome 1, lpPhrAust1.1, whole genome shotgun sequence genomic interval TTTAGTCCAAAATAAGAACAGTGTGGCTCAAGAAATACCATCAATCTACCCACAACTCCAGCTCCAAGAATTTCTAGAGCTAGAGATGACTAGCTCCAAGAATTCTTAGAGttgaagctctgccaaacaggtcTGTAGATTTGGTTTATTTTGGTTTCCCATGAATATCCCTGAATGACTGAACCAAATAGACTCACTTGTATAATATTATACCTATGAATCCTCTATAAACAGTGTGCAATGAATAATACAATATGGATTAAGAGGCTTGGGTTTTGGTTAGTTGCTTGAAGCAACTCATTGAGCATGAGATTTAGTGGATATGTGCCGTAACTTATCCTTCCGGAATAGATAAGTGCAGGTTGAGTTGTTTATATTTGCTATAATGCATATGCCTGGCAACCGGATGACTTACATGTTGTTTACTTTATAAGTTAGGTTCGTGCATTGTTGCATATGGCTCCCAAAATGCATTTACCATAGTTGTCATGGCGTCGGGATATCATTGACATAATGCCGATATATCGGCGTGGTGGAAATCCCCTTGTTGCCACAGGGACGCCACAACTTTGCCGTGTATGGCGTTTGCCATAGCACCGTGGCATCCCCATGGCGCCTGTTTTGCGTCCTGTGGTGCATGTCAGCACTGTGGCGGACGTAATAGGATGTTAGGGTGGTGACTTACTTGCTAATTGAGTAGGGCATTAGGCCGATTGGAACCCGGCCGCAACAATTTGTCTGCCGAGAGCCCTAGACACAAGCCTGAGCTGCTTGCGGCGGCGGGACAGTCGACCTCCGCCCGCCCCCGCCTGGAACTCTGTCCGCCTCCATCTAGATCCCATCCGCCCTCTCACATGGATCTCTGCGGCCTCGACCTCGTTGTCTCTCGAGCTAGGGAGCATCGTTAGGGGCAGTGGTTGGTTCCGTTTGACTTCCATTGAATCTGGACGCACGGTGCGAAATTAGGGTTTGTAGCAGCGGGTGACAGCGAGGAAGGGGAAAGATAAGGGTAGAGCAGAAGAGGAAATAAAAGGGCCTGGGCTGTATTTGGCAATGCTCGCTTGAGCTGTATTTGGGCCATCCAACCCTAGGCACAAGCACGTTGGGCCTTAGGCCTTACGTTTTTACAATTCAACCAGGCTCTTTCacgtcttcttttctttctaggCATTCTATCACGTTTTCTTTctggtttctttcttttcaatttGCTACTTCTCAGTCACATGAGATTTCACCTATATCTCAGTCACATTTGTAACTTTAAAGACCCATATagacatttttttaaaagaacccGTATGCAATTTCCTATAGGTAATTTCtaatataattttctaataGTCTTTGATGTGTGTATGTGaccaatataattttttaatatcctagactataaTGTGTTTATTCGCCACGCCGATGTGTGTATGGTGTCGCCACTCCGCGAGCCATAGGCGttgtaaagttgtgaaggtggtggatCGCCGTGCCTTGCCGCGCCGCCATAACAACTATGGCATTTACATAGTCTACATATCTACTATTTAACTCACTTAACCAAACACTATGTGATGCTCTCATGCTTGCATCTGCTCATTTATGCACCTTTCTAGGTGCTCCACGAAAACTGCACTTACGCATAAGGAACACTGCAAGTTCTAGGTTTATATtagtattttatattttttccagTTCATAATTTTTGTTATTTATAATGTCTTGTATGACTCTTTTGAATCACAAAATTTGTAACTTGTGATACATATGCTTCTATCCTTGCTTTGCAGTGTTATCTTCTGTGAGGCTGTCGCAATTTATGGTGTAATTGTGGCAATCATCCTCCAGACAAAACTTGAAAGTGTGCCAACATCTCTAATGTACGCTCCTGAGTCTCTTCGAGCTGGCTATGCGATCTTTGCATCTGGTCTTATTGTTGGCTTTGCTAATCTTGTTTGCGGGTAAGCACGAAGCTCGacattttttgttttcttgttaATTATGCTCCGTGGTTCCAGATGATTGAAATTCCTATCTATAGGGTATGCGTGGGGATAATTGGAAGCAGCTGTGCGCTGTCTGATGCTCAGAACTCATCACTCTTTGTAAAGATCCTGGTGATTGAGATCTTCGGCAGTGCTTTGGGACTGTTTGGAGTGATTGTTGGTATAATCATGTCAGCTCAAGCAACATGGCCAGCAAAAGCTTGATTCTATCCATCCAGCTCTCTGTAAATTATTTTGTGTGAAATGTATCGGAATGTCAACATGTGGTCCAACTACTGCTGTCtgtctctttttccttttgcaCCTTTTTGGCAAAACACGTAATTCGGTGCTTAGTGCATCCGATTGTAGAGATACTATTCCTATTACTGAGACTCCTTGTGTGTTGAATATCTTGTAGGTGCTATTGTTGTTGCAAGACGCTCTTGGCCTATTGAATAAATTCATTGAACACAATAGGTGGAAATGTTTTCATTGAATAAATTCATTAAACATTTTGCTGGGTGTTGAAATGAGGAATACATGGAAGGCAAAGCCAAATGACTACTATTATTGTGAAGGTCTGTGGAAGTGATGCTCTGATGCTGCGTGCTATTACTACCTGGTGCTTCAGCTTTTTAGTTAGACGTTGGTAGTGAGAGGCTACGAGGGACAGCAGCCACTGCGCCCGTACTTGTTCAGTCCGTTGGCTTCTGTCCTGAAGATT includes:
- the LOC133915603 gene encoding V-type proton ATPase subunit c''2 translates to MSSSSWAQALVHISPYTFSAIGIAVSIGVSVLGAAWGIFITGSSLIGAAIKAPRITSKNLISVIFCEAVAIYGVIVAIILQTKLESVPTSLMYAPESLRAGYAIFASGLIVGFANLVCGVCVGIIGSSCALSDAQNSSLFVKILVIEIFGSALGLFGVIVGIIMSAQATWPAKA